Proteins from one Vicugna pacos chromosome 25, VicPac4, whole genome shotgun sequence genomic window:
- the PARP10 gene encoding protein mono-ADP-ribosyltransferase PARP10, with protein MGEAEADVGAAVELSGLLPDVPDELLTLYFENRRSSGGGPVLSWQRLGLGGILTFREPADAARVLAQEAHVLQGARLSLRPAPPRAPTRLLLQGLSPDTAPQHLEQYVQALLCATGHPEQPCHILASPRPDRALVQLPVPLSEAEVCVLKERARALDLEGAEVSLAWVPRARAVRVVESSPPADLLLLELYLENERRSGGGALEGVRSLPGGLGTVISFQQWQAAERVLQQDHWLQGSELSLVPHYDVLEPEELAKDTSGGNHLATLGPGATEHALLEGGEPVRAQNCAGDVTPGSEEAPGRWGTSLRAGPLQDRSSLGQAGPVSLEPMGSSEQEGPQVSLGTVGSPEQAGLVSPGPMGSPGPSEITTGSPGQVGSGSLGPVGSPGQEGLVEAVLLMEPGAVRFMQLYHEDLLAGLGDVALCPLEGPDMTGFRLCGALAPCQAAEEFLQSLLGSISCHVLSLKHPGSARFLLSPEGQSLLQGLEAQFQCVFGTERLNRAALDTDPGEADPTETLQALPGHSHTLWPPDNMDSDQENVSLEEVQELLATLEGLDGEDWLPLELGEEESEGQLEEATPRAGEGPVAPSTGVPELLEEEEEATPRAGEGPVAPSTGASGQLEEEAALQLALYRSLEPQGQVAEQEEAVALQRALALSLLELPTLEKEEELLDSDSGGWAQLVVHAAFEQDMDELNRALEAALEGHLWEETVGPQDCVLPAELCARLERCHGVSVACRGDCTVLRGFAAQPTRAARHLAALLAGPRDQSLSSLLVASGPPLPQQRLREPLGRLECLAESSREFQMVVQAFYDTLDAPHGRIRIVRVERVLHPLLQQQYELHRERLEQCCDRRPVEQVLYHGTSAPTVPDICAHGFNRSFCGRNGTLYGQGVYFAKRASLSVQDRYSPPNAEGHKAVFVARVLTGDYGQGHRGLRAPPLRAPGHVLLRYDSAVDCLRQPSIFVIFHDTQALPTHLITCKHMSWSPTGEPARHLGDSPAT; from the exons ATGGGGGAGGCAGAAGCGGACGTGGGGGCAGCAGTGGAACTCAGCGGGCTGCTCCCTGACGTCCCGGACGAGCTGCTCACACTTTACTTCGAGAACCGCCGAAGCTCTGGGGGAGGACCTGTGTTGAGTTGGCAAAGACTTGGCCTCGGGGGCATACTCACCTTTCGGGAGCCTGCAG ACGCAGCAAGGGTCTTGGCCCAGGAGGCACACGTGCTTCAGGGTGCTCGGCTGAGCCTGCGGCCGGCCCCACCACGCGCCCCGACACGCCTGCTGCTCCAAGGGCTGTCTCCTGACACTGCACCCCAGCACCTGGAGCAGTATGTGCAAGCCCTTCTTTGTGCCACAGGGCACCCGGAGCAGCCCTGCCACATCCTGGCCAGTCCCCGACCAGACCGGGCCCTGGTCCAGCTGCCTGTGCCCCTTTCTGAGGCAG AAGTCTGTGTCCTGAAGGAGCGGGCCCGGGCCCTGGATCTGGAGGGGGCAGAGGTGTCCCTGGCCTGGGTGCCTCGGGCCCGAGCCGTGCGTGTAGTGGAGAGCAGCCCCCCTGCAGACCTGCTGCTGCTGGAGCTGTACCTGGAGAACGAGCGCCGCAGTGGAGGCGGGGCCCTGGAAGGCGTGCGCAGCCTGCCCGGGGGCCTGGGCACCGTCATCTCCTTTCAGCAGTGGCAGG cGGCTGAACGGGTGCTGCAGCAGGACCACTGGCTGCAGGGCTCCGAGCTGAGCCTCGTGCCCCACTACGACGTCCTAGAGCCTGAGGAGCTTGCCAAAGACACCAGTGGAGGGAACCACCTAGCCacgctggggcctggggccaccGAGCATGCTCTCCTGGAGGGTGGAGAGCCAGTGAGGGCACAGAATTGTGCAGGGGACGTGACACCGGGCTCTGAGGAGGCACCAGGGCGATGGGGAACCTCTCTGAGGGCAGGTCCTCTCCAGGACAGGTCCTCTCTGGGACAAGCCGGGCCAGTCAGCCTGGAGCCCATGGGGTCTTCAGAACAGGAGGGGCCCCAGGTGAGCCTGGGGACTGTGGGGtctccagagcaggcagggctaGTGAGCCCGGGGCCTATGGGGTCTCCAGGCCCATCGGAGATCACCACGGGGTCTCCAGGGCAGGTGGGGTCGGGGAGCCTAGGGCCTGTGGGGTCGCCAGGGCAGGAGGGCCTGGTGGAGGCGGTGCTGCTAATGGAGCCGGGAGCGGTGCGCTTCATGCAGCTCTACCACGAGGACCTTCTTGCTGGCCTGGGAGACGTTGCCCTCTGTCCACTTGAGGGACCAGACATGACTGGATTTCGG CTCTGTGGAGCCCTGGCCCCGTGCCAGGCAGCCGAGGAGTTTCTGCAAAGTCTGCTGGGCAGCATTAGCTGTCACGTACTGAGCCTGAAGCACCCAGGCAGCGCCAGGTTCCTGCTGAGCCCAGAGGGGCAGAGCCTTCTTCAGGGGCTGGAGGCTCAGTTCCAGTGTGTCTTTGGGACAGAGCGTCTGAACAGGGCCGCCCTGGACACAGACCCTGGAGAG GCGGACCCCACTGAGACCCTCCAGGCCCTCCCTGGCCACTCCCACACCCTGTGGCCTCCAGACAATATGGACAGTGACCAGGAGAACGTGAGCCTGG aggAGGTCCAAGAGCTGCTGGCCACCCTGGAGGGCCTGGACGGGGAAGACTGGCTGCCGCtggagctgggagaggaggagTCTGAGGGGCAGCTGGAGGAAGCGactcccagggctggggaggggcccgtgGCCCCCAGCACTGGGGTGCCGGAGTtgctggaagaggaggaagaagcgACTCCCAGGGCCGGGGAGGGGCCTGTGGCCCCCAGCACTGGGGCATCTgggcagctggaggaggaggctgcCCTGCAGCTGGCTCTCTACCGGTCACTGGAGCCACAAGGCCAGGTGGCTGAGCAGGAGGAGGCTGTCGCACTGCAGCGAGCCTTGGCCCTCTCCTTGTTGGAGCTACCGACcttggagaaagaagaggagctCCTGGATTCAGACTCTGGCGgctgggcccagctggtggtgcaTGCAGCCTTTGAGCAGGATATGGATGAGCTGAACCGAGCACTAGAGGCTGCCTTGGAGGGGCACCTCTGGGAGGAGACAGTGGGGCCCCAGGACTGTGTGCTGCCCGCAGAGCTGTGTGCCCGCTTGGAGCGGTGCCACGGCGTGAGTGTTGCCTGTCGCGGTGACTGCACCGTCCTCCGTGGCTTTGCGGCCCAGCCCACCCGTGCGGCCCGCCACTTAGCAGCGCTGCTGGCTGGCCCCCGGGATCAGAGTTTGAGCTCTCTCTTGGTGGCTTCGGGGCCCCCTC TGCCACAACAGAGGCTGAGGGAGCCCTTGGGCAGACTGGAGTGTCTGGCTGAGAGCAGCAGGGAATTCCAGATGGTGGTACAGGCCTTCTACGACACCTTGGACGCGCCCCATGGCAGGATCCGCATTGTCCGG GTGGAGCGCGTGCTGCACCCGCTGCTGCAGCAGCAGTACGAGCTGCATCGGGAGCGCCTGGAGCAGTGCTGCGACCGTCGCCCAGTAGAGCAGGTCCTGTACCACGGCACATCCGCACCCACCGTCCCTGACATCTGCGCACACGGCTTCAACCGCAGCTTCTGCGGCCGCAACG GCACGCTCTACGGACAGGGCGTGTATTTCGCCAAGCGCGCCTCCCTGTCGGTGCAGGACCGCTACTCGCCCCCCAACGCTGAGGGCCACAAGGCGGTGTTCGTGGCGCGGGTGCTGACGGGCGACTACGGACAGGGCCACCGCGGGCTGCGGGCACCTCCGCTGCGCGCTCCGGGCCACGTGCTCCTGCGCTACGACAGCGCGGTGGACTGCCTCCGCCAGCCCAGCATCTTCGTCATCTTTCACGACACCCAGGCGCTGCCCACCCACCTCATCACATGCAAGCACATGTCCTGGTCTCCCACTGGGGAGCCGGCTAGGCACTTGGGCGACTCCCCAGCTACCTAA